From the genome of Prunus persica cultivar Lovell chromosome G8, Prunus_persica_NCBIv2, whole genome shotgun sequence:
aattggattttggattttggggaTATTAGTACCAGTTTTTGAGCCACTAAATAATTCGATTGCATAATCAAACTTAAAACAAAAGTTACAGGTATGTTAGATatgaaatataattcaattgcCTTCTACTTGATTATGATCTTCCTCGCTGGACTATGAATGCTATTGGGCTTCTAATTTGTTGCTCCAAAAACCCATTTACCGCAACGGGCCATTCATCGGGCCTCCATAAATTCAGGTCCAATCAACATTTATATGGAGATGAATGCTAGATTGGAAAATCCATGAAATCTGCAGTATGTGGTGGTGTAGAGGCTATATGCTGTGGTGGGGATGAATGGGGAGACATATGCATATGAAGGATCACATGGTTCTGTCTTCCACATCATCAAGAATTTGGCAATGATTGAGACTTCATATCTGTTGGATtgtgttttagttttaaatcTGAAGTCCTTGCTAGGACAGGAAGCTAGACAAGTTGCTGACTCTAATATATCTTTATAACGGTATGTAAATATTTTTGTAGtttgtcaaaaataaaaaaatcttgtcATGCACCTATCAATAATAcattgaggttttttttccctcagataatttgtttttctaaggGTTTTCAAAAATCTAGTTTATGCAAGCTGGAATTATGCAAATAGACTTTGGCAAGagaaaattaatgtcatagcATATTGTCATGAAACAAATATTTGTGTCAGGAGTTGATTTGCAAGAATGTGTTTCATCAAAATTTGATAACTTAGGATCAATCAAGCATTAAAAATGCCACTGAAATGGGCATGATATTTCCCCAATCTGTATGAGGAACCATGTAAAAAGTTATATGGTCAGCATTTTAGTCAAATTCTTGTGCAAATCTGCTACCACTTGTGGGATTAACTATATAACAAGGGCTACAAGAAGATAATACTATAATGCAAACCATAAGACAAGAAAGGATGAGGATTTCAAATAGATTGTATATTGCTCCTGGAGAACAACAAAGAAGTTTACATAGGTTCAAAAGACAGAATTTGACTGCCTTTGGGTGGGGGATGATATTTGGACCAATGGTTCTAGGGAGTTCATAATATCATCACTTGTCTGCTTCATAAAAGCTCAGCCTAGAAGCAGCTTCAGCATTTGAGAAGGTTTGCTTTCACCATAAGATGTGAGTTGATTCCATGGATGAGCAGTGGTAGCCTCTTCTTCATCCCAACTCAGCGAGTTCTGAAATGTGGATGCTTTGGATATGATCATATCCAAATTCTTTCATCTTGGCTCAGTGAGCTCTGAAATGAGGATGGTTTGGATAGATTGGATGACCGATTCGTGTACACTCACACACTTAAGCGGGAAGTGAGATCAAGGAAGGTGTTTTCACTGCAGGGGATTGTGATACCTCCCATGGGATGATCATATCCGAATTCTTCTTCAGCTTGACTCAGCAAATCCAGGAATAAAGGCTCATTCAAATATGATATCGGAATCACAAACCGCTTCTTCTGGCTCTCCCCAACATAGACTGCAAAGTTGCCTTTTGGGATATCTAAAGTCTTTGAATCTGCTGTCTGGCTTGAACTAGATAGAGATCGAATGAGACTTCTCTTTGCGTTAACAATTGCAGGCAACCGGAAACCCATGATCTTATATATTCTCAAAGGACAAAAGAAGAGAGGGAATTCAAAGGACTTGGATTTGGAAAGCAGAGAAAGCTTTGGTGCTTGAGAAGGTGAAGACTTGAGTTGCTCATGATGAACTTGGtcatgtgtatatatagatCAAGGGTATCCAGAAAATCAACAGCTACATGAAATTATTGGTCTGAGATGGGCTCCAATGAGGGACACTTGATTGTGAGAAATCACATGGGCTTGTCGTCCTTCTCACCCAACACATCCTTGAAAGATTTCTCACGGAACTCTTCCCTACCTCCTCTAGGTAACAGACAACAAAAGGACCACCAGAGGTGATTCAATCCAAAAGAATTTTGTCTGTTAGGTAAGTAGCATTTATGCTTCAGACAtgcacttctctttgttcacaCTAATTCAGCTGACCACATAATCGGACTATTATACTACAAAGTTTCTTGAATAGGTCTGCTAATGAATTGCCCTCTCACTTCATCAAAAGACCAACAACACTGCATATGTTGTGGTCCTACCCAACACTGATACAATTGTGTTGTGTGGTGCTAAATAGCTTGCTTGGGAGCAGCAAGGCACCCTACATGTGGCTTTGTAGTTTCGTCTCTGATCTTCAGTCTCAGCAAACAAAGgagttatttatttcattttgttagGCCAATCTGGACTTAACCAGAAAACACTATTGCAACTCGGTCTaaactcaatttttttaaaaaccattttcCATTACAACTCTTGGTTTAACAAAACCATTGCCAGTCTTGTTTTAGGTAAGTTCGGCGAAAAGCCTACTAGAGAAATCTAGAAAATTctagagagaaggagaagctAGGTTGATAATCTCTTCTTGCCTTTGCTTATGTCAACAACTGAAGAAGCCATGTAAACTTGGCTTGCACTCTCTAGCATAGGGAAAGTCGTGCATATATATTGTgccatttttttaatgaaagaaaCTTAGTTGTTCGGCTCAGTGTCTCTCTATATTAACTCATGATGACTCTCCTCCTTATTATTCTTTCAGTCCATTGAGAGATGTTAAGCATACTGTgcttaatatattattaaattatcagATACAGTCATTTTGCCCCCATGGATAAAGGAAGTACAAAGTAAACCATTatactttcattttctgaaaaatatgCTGTCAgtgatgattttattttatgacagAGCTACAAGTACAATGAAAAATAAGACAAGAAAGTGGATCAGGATTTAAATTTGCATTCCAATATATTTTCCTGGAGAGTAACAAAGGTTACACATGAGAAGATCATAGCATCCAACCCAAATGTGGAGAGCCCCAAGATCTTTTATACTACAATGCACGTCTTTAAGTTCCGTATGTACTCTCAAGAACAATAGTTCAAAATTTCGATCATGATTTTGGACTAAAGTTTTTCAACGTCCATAGTGTCTTCGTTTGTCGGATTCATGAACTTTTTAACTTTATGCTCAGATCACAAGCAGCTTCAGGCTTACAGATTGCTTCCTCTCAGCACAAGATGTAAGTCGACAGTGGACGATCAAGAATAGCCTCTTTCTCATCAT
Proteins encoded in this window:
- the LOC18766366 gene encoding indole-3-acetic acid-induced protein ARG7, which encodes MGFRLPAIVNAKRSLIRSLSSSSQTADSKTLDIPKGNFAVYVGESQKKRFVIPISYLNEPLFLDLLSQAEEEFGYDHPMGGITIPCSENTFLDLTSRLSV